The region CATCACGACCTGAGGTCCCCATCTTCAAGGAATTTAACATTCGCATTTGTGCTGGTCACAACAAGGTGATGGTAGGATCAAGTGGGGCAGGGAAGAGCACAGTCATTACCCTTATCGAACGGTTTTATGATCCTACTGATGGGAAAGTATTGATCGACGGCAAGGACATCAGAAGACTGCATTTGAAATCCCTGGTGCTCAAGATTGGGTTGGTGCAGCAAGAGCCTGTGCTATTTGTCTTTGACAACATTGCTTATGGAAGAGATGGCGTGACAGAGGAGGAAGTGCTTGACACAGTGAAAACTGCAAATGTGCATGGTTTCATAAGTGCATTTCCAGATGGATACAAGATTGCAGTTGGAGAAAGTGGCGTGCAACTATCAAGTGGTCAAAAGTAGAGGATTGCCATTGCTCGAGAGGTGCTCAAAGACCCTGCAGTGCTGTAACTGAATGAGGGAACTAGCTAGGGATGACAACGGGTCGGATCCGGGGTTTGCCATATCTGTACCTGCACCCGCTATCCCGCCTCcatacccgaacccgaacccaaACCTGACAGGTTTtcaaaaccccaacccacacccgcacccgatGGGTAATCAGGTACCCGCGGAGATACCCACCCTGCCATgaccatatttaaaaatatttaaaataaaaataaaatataaagtaaaaattaaaatgttaatccaaaatcatagtttttttgtttttgtttaaatgaacACCATAGAGtaagaattgaaaataaaaattgaaagcaacacaaaataaacaaatttaacaCCATGGAGTTGGAGTGGGAATttaaaaccctaacaaaaaaaaattgaaaatttatataattgaatatatttgttaattgaatttcgggttcgggttcgggtcgGGTATCAGAATTCCCATATCCGCACCCGTACCTGCTTTATATTAGTCAGGATTTACCCGAACCTGACCCGAAACCTGGTCAAACCAAGTTTTATTCGTCAAACTCGAGTCGAGTCGGATTTGGGGATTATTGTCATCCTTGCAACAAGCTCATTGGATGCAGAATCAGAAACCGTGCTGCAAGATGCTCTAATCGTTGCACACTGGCTATCGACTATTCGAGGTGTGGAGAATGTAGCAGTGGTGCAAGACGGATGTATTACCGAACAAGGGAGTCACTCTTAATGGTGCACGCCTACTCAAGACTGTAGCAGCTGCAGCATCACCACATCTGAGTGAAGAACCAAAACACACCTCAGggatgttggaaatatagtaccacatcggttgtgtaatagaagtgtaatgggtttatatataggtatagaggttgagccactaagtcttgagactttttggtgtaagacccctaagcccatataaagcccatatagggcccactagtaccaaaaatataaaatctaacaaggGATCTCCCCACATTGTCTTGATAAGTTTGTTTTTAGTTTGTGTTATGCATTATATCCAGCATCCTTCTTGTGATATCTATTGACTGGCTGAGTAGAGCAAGGTGTTCGATGTGTTCTCTAAGTTCTTAatggcatgcatgcatgcatgaatgcTCCATAACCATTCAAGTTATCTCAGGAAGACTAATGCTTAACCAACATGCAGTTATAATCAAATCAGTTCAAAGTTTTGTGTAGTAAATGGCAGCAATAATCAAATAGAagaatctttgtgtttttttatataaccaTGGTCATGTTAAACGCTAATGATCTACATTCGTGAGTGGAAGTTGGGTTAGGGTTAGGTTTAGCGTTTCAATGCGTACACGTGCATCTCTCCTTGTTGCTCTTTACTTTCAGTGATTCTCACAAGATGCACATAAGTCACTTCATCTTATTTTATAAGGATATGTAATCCCAAGTATCCAAAAGAACACAGAACTAATTAATCATTTCACTGTGGATCTTATCCCGGAGATAATGAGATaattaactattaattattttattctaaaTGGTCGGTGTTGACTGCTTGCTCTTCTCTCAATGTACAGAGAAACTATAACTCTCAATATTGCACCGACCATTTGAGAAGTTCACATGAAATGCTACTAAAATTTATTGTTCCATTTGATGCCTTGTTCTCTCATAAATGAACCCCAATTCACTGCATGCTCTGGTGATTCACAAGGATCActgtctttatttattttttctcttccaAACCCACACAACTTCACTTTGGCataatgataacataataaaatcaattttatggCATGCATTGGATGTTTTATTGTCGAATATGTTTATGAATAGTTTGAGAttcgtttatttattttttttctttttggagatCATGTATATACTTATCTTTGTCTATATCGATCATCACTGATCCGTCGTAATCTAGTTAAACAGCACATTACAGAATGCTTAATCAGCGCCATGCACCTTGTATCCTTGATCATGTCACTGATGAAGTAGTTTATGACCAAACTGGCACAAGTtccataaaatgaaaaattatcttttctGACATGAAATCACAAACCAGCCTATCACCAATGATCACTAAAAAGACTgaatctttgaatttgtttccgttatatatatgtacattgaTATCACATTCCATAACATGCCaaccattaaatatatatacaaacaagattcacaaattaatttcaaagatcaTTCACTCACTTTATCCTGTTGTTCATCAACTTAAAACCATATAATATGATTGTTAATTATTCTACATCTTCAGTATAACATCTGACTGATCTATAGTGCTTTCAACTGATCAGATCATGAACATAAAGTGACTTCAAATTAACCCCTCACacttttttatcttctttatctatatatttatacatatacaatAAACTAAAGTTTTTACATGTGATTCCCTCTGATCTCTACACAATAAAAACACTATTTATAATCAACACAAGTCCATTTCTTTCCCCCATGAACCTTATTACCTTCTCTAGTGTTCtatctcactcactcactctctgtCTCTCTTCACATTACTTCTTCTGACATCTGCTGCTCCTTGTCTCTTTTCTCCTTTCATCTCTGGCTAGCTAGAACCTTTGCCATCACTCAAACTGAAATCTCACCATCTATATATCCCTAGTCTGAGATCTCTGACACCAATTACTTAACTCTCACATTCCACACTCAACAACAGAAACAACAACCAGAAGATGTCAAGCAGGAGATCTCGTTCAAGACCGTCATCCTCTTCAAGAATCACTGATGAGCAGATCATTGATCTCATCTCCAAGTTACAAACTTTACTTCCAGAGGCTCATACTAGGAACAATGACAGGGTTTGCATGCAAATTGCAaactaatttcaatattaattttcatgttgttttttatacatatatatatatatatatatactgactaGTGTGTGAAATATTATTTCAGGTTCCTGCATCTAAGGTGTTGCAAGAT is a window of Dioscorea cayenensis subsp. rotundata cultivar TDr96_F1 chromosome 5, TDr96_F1_v2_PseudoChromosome.rev07_lg8_w22 25.fasta, whole genome shotgun sequence DNA encoding:
- the LOC120262122 gene encoding transcription factor ILI6-like, with protein sequence MSSRRSRSRPSSSSRITDEQIIDLISKLQTLLPEAHTRNNDRVPASKVLQDTCNYIRSLHQEVDDLSERLSELLATTGTNSAQAAIIRSLFM